DNA from Sulfurimonas gotlandica GD1:
CTTCTATGATTCCATCTTTGTAGTTCATTGAGTTGTGACGAATGTTATTTAGAGACTGGTGTACTATAAGAATCGCGTTGTTTACAACAATACCGATTAGGATAATAAAACCAAGCATAGTTAGAACATCAAGTGGCTGTGGAGCTATGAACATGTTTGTAAGTTTTAGACCAACAAAACCACCTGCTGTTGCCATAGGAACCGTAAAGAGAATCACCAACGGATAGATAAAGTTTCCAAATAGAGCGCTCATAAGCAGATAGATAATCGCAAGAGCAAATACCAAGTTCCACTTCATAGACTCTATTGTTTGAGCCAACTTATCTGCCTTACCTGCAAGTTTAACATCTGTGCCGTCTTGAAGCATAGCTGGAGGTACTCCCTCTTTTACAATCTTTTCTAATCTCTCTACACTCTCTTCTAAAGTCATAGTAGTCGGTGGTGTTACTTGAAGAGTTATCGTTCTCTTACCATCTACGTGACGAATCTTTGTAATGCTTGTAGTATGTTTAAGCTCTGAGAGCTCAGACATTGGGACTAAACCTGCCTTTGGAGTTGTAACCTGAGTTAAATACAAGGCTTCAGGAGAGTTAATCATACTGTCATGAGATTTTAAAATCATATCTATAGACTTCTCTCCGTCTTGAGTATACTCGCTTATCTTACGACCATCTAAAAGTACATCTGCTGCAAATCCAAAACTTCTGCTACTCATTCCAACATTTGCTAAAGAGTTACGATCTGGAATAATCAAAGCTTCTGGAAAAAGAAGCTCAATAGAAGGAACAGGACGAACCTGAGCACCTTGAAGTCCACCAGAGATAGCACCAAATAACATTCCACCGATTTGAGTAAGCTTAGATATATCTTGACCGCTGATATCAATGTCAATATTTCTCCCCTCACCTATGCCCTGCTCAAACACACCACTCTGAAGAGAGATACCAAATACACCAGGAAAGCTATTTACAATTGGCATCATAAATGGAATATACTCAGCAGAACGACTCTCTTCTTTTGAAATCATTCCTTGAATCATCAAGTCTCCAAAAGATACGTAAAAGCTCTCCTTGATAGGAGGAATACCGTTCACTTCATCTTTATAGTGAGGTTTCATATATTCATATATCTTATGACCGATATCCTTCTTCTCATTTTCAGAGAGCCCAGGAGGCGGGATTAGGATGTTCATAATAAGATTTTGATTTCCTTGTGGTAAATATTCCATCTTTGGAAACAGTACCATGATGGTAGCAACAGAGATGCTAGCCATAAATAGAATCATTATAAACTGATTTATTCTTCTTTTGAGACTCCAGACAACTGTCGACATAAATAAACCAGCAATTTTCTTAGCCATACTAACTAAAAATGAGTCTGGTCTTTGGGATACTTCATGCTCTTTTTCATGATCTTTTGAACTCATCTTTATAAGCTGTGTCCAAAACATTGGGATAACTGATATAGACACAAACAAAGAGAATGTAATGGCAGCAGTTACTGCTATGGCAATATCTTTAAATAGTTGTCCTGCTTCTGATTCTAAAAAGATAACCGGCAAGAAAACAGCAATAGTCGTTAATGCAGATGCTACTAAAGCACCCCAAACCTCAACAGTTCCATCATGTGCTGCATCAAATGGTTTTTTACCCATTTTTAGATGTCTGTCAATATTTTCCAAAACTACTATAGCACTGTCAAGAAGCATCCCAACCGCAAATGAAATACCAGCCAGTGAGATGGTGTTGAGACTTCTATCCATTATATTTAAAACTATAAATGTTGCAACAATACTAATAGGAATTGCTGCTGAAACAACTGCTGTCGGTAAAAATGAGCGTAAAAATAGTAAAAGGATAATAATCGCTAAAACTGCACCGACTGCAATATTTTGCTGAACTAAATCTATGGCACCCTGAATATAACCTCTTTGGTCATAGTACCATTCTAGGTGAATATTATGAGCCGGAAGTACATTTTTATTTAGATTTGTCACTACTTCTTCAACTCTGTTTGTAGTTTCTACCACATTTGCAGAAGGGTCCATTCTAACACCGTAAATAAGAGCCTTATTTAACTTATCTCCACTTGACTGTAAAATATTTGCTACAACTTTCTCATAACCTTTTGATATCTCAGCAACATCGCCAAGGCGTATGCTCTTTTGTCCATCATTAAACAGAACCATCTGCTCTAACTCTTGGATAGATGTAAATCTTGCAGATGTTCTTACACGATAAGTACGTCTGTCTATATCTACAGTTCCTGCCGCTGTGTCAACATTTTCATTTCCAATTGCAGATGCTACAGCATCAATCGTAAGTCCGTGAGCCGCAAGTCTTTGAGGGAATAGTTTAATATGTAGCTCATCTTTTGTACCACCTGGAACAAAGATGCTAGCCACTCCTTTTACACGCTCGAATTGCTCTTTTACTTCATTATCCAAATATGTAAGATATGTATCAACATCTCTGTCATTACCTTCATTTGCAACAAAACCCATCCAAATGGTAGGAGATGCATTTGAACCTGCTGATTGGATAATCGGCTTTTGCACATTTTCAGGATAAGTATCAACTTGATTTAGTTTGTTTGACACTTCAAGCAGAGCCTTATTCATATCAGTTCCAACTTCAAAAGTCAGAGTTATCTCAGATAGATTATCAGATGCTGTTGCCTCATAGTTTACAAGACCAGGAGTAGATTTTAACTGCTCTTCTTGTTTTTCAACTATGTCACGCTCAACTTCACTTGGAGTTGCTCCAGGCCATAAAGTGACAACGCCGATTTCAGGTTCTATTACATTAGGAGTCAGTTTATATGGAAGCTGAGTTAGAGCAACCAGACCAAACATCATAATCAATACTATACCGACAAAAACACTTACTGGTTTTTTTATAGATATATCAATGAGGTTCATTAATTAGCCTTCTCAACTACAGGCATATTTGGAAAGACTCTCTCGTTTCCTTTTGTAATTACTTTCATATTTACTTTTAATCCGCCAGCTGTTATAGCTGCTTCATTTTTAGTATAATTAATTACATCTACGGGAATCATAATAGCTTTTGAATCAACAACACTAAAAACTACAAAGTTTCCAAAACGTTTAATTACTGCATCTCTAGGAACTAACAGAGCTTTCTCTTTTTTAAGTGTAGGTATTTTTATATCTATTCTCATTCCCTCTATAAGATTATTTTTAGAGTTAAATGAAAGTTTTACAGGAAAAGTACGGCTTGATTTATCTGCTAAAGGGATTATACTTTTTACACTTACTTCTATATCTTTATCATTTATTTTAGCCTGTAGTTTTTGACCTACAGAGAGTGTCTCAAGAAGTGAACTTGGAATATTTACTCTCGCTTCAATACTTTGTGGATTTACCACATTAAAGACACTGTTTCCAACTGCCACCCACTCACCTATATATACATCTCTTTTTACAATAACTGCGTCAAACGGTGCTTGTATACTCTTCTTTTGAAGTTCTATCTTCATAGAAAGAAGTTCTGCTTTATGAGAATCTATCTCTGAGTTTAGAGCTTCAAGTGTATAGTAAGTGTTATCATAACTACTTTGAGCAATACTCTGCTTCTTCAAAAGTGCATCTGCTCTTTGAAGATCTTTTTGCTGTTTTGTCTGTTGAGCTAAAAAAGAATCCAGAGTAGCCTGTTTTGCTTTTACCTTGGCTTCTAAAATAGAACTCTCAAGTTTAAGTAAAACAGTTCCTTCTTTTACACTCTGACCCTCTTTCACATAGATTTTGCTAACTACACCTGAAGTCTCAGAAGCCAGTTTAGAATTTCTATCGTAGTAAAGCGTACCTACATAATTTTGAAGGGAGTTGGCATAACCTTCTTTTACCATTACAGTCTTAACCAAAGATGGCGGAGGCTGAGCACCCTTAGTTTCATTTGCTTGTATATTTAAAAACAGTGCTGCTGCCAATAATATATATTTCATATTTCAAACTTCCTTAAATTTTATCTTGCTGGAAAGATAACATATTGTCTCTTAAAGATATCTTTCCAGAAAGACATCTTTACTTATCTTGAGAATATGACTATAATTCGTCTTATGAATGCTAACGAATTAAAATTACACCTTGAGAACAAAGATGACCATATATGCAGTAATAGTGACATAGGATATGTAACACTGCCTCTATTAATGCTTTCTCAGAAGCTTTTAACAGATATAGGTAATCTTTTAGATGAGAGATATAATATGTCAACTAGCGAACTTGATGTTCTTGCATCTTTACACTCTGCTCATGATGAAAAACACACACTTACTCCTACAAAACTATATGAAAGACTTTTCTTCTCATCAGGTGGAATGACTAAAGTTTTAAAAAGGTTAGAAAAAAAAGAGTTTATTAAAAGACTCGACAATGAAGAAGACAAGAGAAGTAAACTGGTTCAACTAACTCAAAAAGGCAGAGAGATTTTAGAAAAATCTTTAGTTGATGTTATAGCACGTGAAGAAGAGATTTTTGCTCATGTAAACAGAGATGAGAGGAAAAATTTGTCAGATTTACTCTTCAAAGCACTTGGTGAAGTAGAGCAATAAATCATCAACCTTGACTTTTTGCACCCTATTATTGTACTATTACGGCATTAAAACTTATAACCCTTCTCACAAAAAAAATCCCAATTAAATCAAGGTACTTACTTTATGAGTGAAAACACTTCACAAACACCTAACAAGAACGACACTAACAAAAGTTCAACTCCAAATAGAAACAACTCAAAAACAAGAACACACAAACCTGTAAAAGGCGCTAGTGTTGAAGACCTTCGTACAAAAACTACCGAAGAATTAGTAATAATCGCTAATGAGTTAAATGTTGAGCATCCAAATGAATTAAAAAGACAAGATATTATCTTTGAAATTTTAAAGGCTCAAACTGAACAAGGTGGTTTCATACTCTTTAGTGGTATTTTAGAAATTATGCAAGATGGATATGGGTTTATCCGTTCTATAGATAAAAGTTTTAATGAAAGTATCAACGATGCTTATGTGTCAAATACACAGATAAAGAGATTTGCACTTAGAAACGGAGACGTAGTAACAGGACAAGTTAGACCTCCAAAAGATCAAGAGCGTTACTACGCACTTATCAAAATAGAAGCTGTTAACGGCTTACCTCCTGAAGAGAGTAAAAAAAGACCTCTTTTTGAAAACCTTACACCACTCTATCCACTAGATCAAATCAAACTAGAGTACAGAGAAAAAGGTCTTACAGGCCGTATGATGGATCTTTTCTGTCCTATCGGTAAAGGTCAGCGTGGACTTATCGTTGCACCTCCAAGAAGTGGTAAAACTGAACTTTTAAAAGAGATTGCTCACGGGATAACTGCTAATCATGCTGAAATTGATTTGATGGTTTTACTTGTTGATGAGAGACCAGAAGAAGTTACAGACATGGAGAGAAGTGTTAAGGGTGATGTTTACAGTTCTACTTTTGATATGCCTGCAAAAAACCATGTTAAAGTTGCTGAGATGGTCATAGAAAAAGCAAAAAGACGTGTTGAGCTTGGACGTGATGTTGTAATCCTTCTTGATTCTATCACTCGTCTTGCACGTGCTTACAATACAGTAACACCTTCAAGCGGTAAAGTACTTTCAGGTGGTGTAGATGCGAATGCTCTACACAAACCAAAACGTTTCTTTGGAGCTGCCCGTAACATTGAAAATGGCGGAAGTTTAACTATTATCGCTACTGCTCTAGTTGATACTGGAAGTAGAATGGATGAAGTTATCTTTGAAGAGTTCAAAGGTACTGGTAATATGGAAGTTGTTCTTGATAGAAAAATTGCTGATAGAAGAATATACCCTGCTATGGATATTCTTAAGTCTGGAACTCGTAAAGATGAACTTCTTATCGGCCCTGAGACTCTTCAAAAAGTATTTATACTTCGTCAGATGCTACATAAACAAGACAATGAAGTTGAAGCTCTTAAATTTATCTACACTACTATGGGTAAAAAAGAGACTAATGATGAATTTTTAGAAAGTATGAACACAAATCAATAATGAAAGTCGGAGTATTCGATAGCGGGATCGGTGGCTTAACAGTAGTTAAGTCTATGCTAGAGCACCAACTCTTTGAAGAAATCATCTACTTTGGCGATACTGCCCGCGTTCCTTACGGAATCAAAGATAAAAACACCATAATTCGTTACGCTATTGAAGCGGTAGAGTTTTTCAAAAATTTTGAACTTGACCTTATTATTGTTGCTTGTAACACGGTTAGTGCTTACGCTTTAGATGAGATGAGAGAGACTTCAGCTTGTCCCGTTATCGGAGTTGTTGAAGCTGGCATCTTAGCTACTGCCAACTCTCTAAAAGACA
Protein-coding regions in this window:
- a CDS encoding efflux RND transporter permease subunit, with product MNLIDISIKKPVSVFVGIVLIMMFGLVALTQLPYKLTPNVIEPEIGVVTLWPGATPSEVERDIVEKQEEQLKSTPGLVNYEATASDNLSEITLTFEVGTDMNKALLEVSNKLNQVDTYPENVQKPIIQSAGSNASPTIWMGFVANEGNDRDVDTYLTYLDNEVKEQFERVKGVASIFVPGGTKDELHIKLFPQRLAAHGLTIDAVASAIGNENVDTAAGTVDIDRRTYRVRTSARFTSIQELEQMVLFNDGQKSIRLGDVAEISKGYEKVVANILQSSGDKLNKALIYGVRMDPSANVVETTNRVEEVVTNLNKNVLPAHNIHLEWYYDQRGYIQGAIDLVQQNIAVGAVLAIIILLLFLRSFLPTAVVSAAIPISIVATFIVLNIMDRSLNTISLAGISFAVGMLLDSAIVVLENIDRHLKMGKKPFDAAHDGTVEVWGALVASALTTIAVFLPVIFLESEAGQLFKDIAIAVTAAITFSLFVSISVIPMFWTQLIKMSSKDHEKEHEVSQRPDSFLVSMAKKIAGLFMSTVVWSLKRRINQFIMILFMASISVATIMVLFPKMEYLPQGNQNLIMNILIPPPGLSENEKKDIGHKIYEYMKPHYKDEVNGIPPIKESFYVSFGDLMIQGMISKEESRSAEYIPFMMPIVNSFPGVFGISLQSGVFEQGIGEGRNIDIDISGQDISKLTQIGGMLFGAISGGLQGAQVRPVPSIELLFPEALIIPDRNSLANVGMSSRSFGFAADVLLDGRKISEYTQDGEKSIDMILKSHDSMINSPEALYLTQVTTPKAGLVPMSELSELKHTTSITKIRHVDGKRTITLQVTPPTTMTLEESVERLEKIVKEGVPPAMLQDGTDVKLAGKADKLAQTIESMKWNLVFALAIIYLLMSALFGNFIYPLVILFTVPMATAGGFVGLKLTNMFIAPQPLDVLTMLGFIILIGIVVNNAILIVHQSLNNIRHNSMNYKDGIIEATRSRLRPIFMSSLTSVFGMLPLVLIPGPGSEFYRGLGSVITGGLALSMLFTILVTPALMYLMLSISGKKEKEI
- a CDS encoding efflux RND transporter periplasmic adaptor subunit, with product MKYILLAAALFLNIQANETKGAQPPPSLVKTVMVKEGYANSLQNYVGTLYYDRNSKLASETSGVVSKIYVKEGQSVKEGTVLLKLESSILEAKVKAKQATLDSFLAQQTKQQKDLQRADALLKKQSIAQSSYDNTYYTLEALNSEIDSHKAELLSMKIELQKKSIQAPFDAVIVKRDVYIGEWVAVGNSVFNVVNPQSIEARVNIPSSLLETLSVGQKLQAKINDKDIEVSVKSIIPLADKSSRTFPVKLSFNSKNNLIEGMRIDIKIPTLKKEKALLVPRDAVIKRFGNFVVFSVVDSKAIMIPVDVINYTKNEAAITAGGLKVNMKVITKGNERVFPNMPVVEKAN
- a CDS encoding MarR family winged helix-turn-helix transcriptional regulator: MNANELKLHLENKDDHICSNSDIGYVTLPLLMLSQKLLTDIGNLLDERYNMSTSELDVLASLHSAHDEKHTLTPTKLYERLFFSSGGMTKVLKRLEKKEFIKRLDNEEDKRSKLVQLTQKGREILEKSLVDVIAREEEIFAHVNRDERKNLSDLLFKALGEVEQ
- the rho gene encoding transcription termination factor Rho produces the protein MSENTSQTPNKNDTNKSSTPNRNNSKTRTHKPVKGASVEDLRTKTTEELVIIANELNVEHPNELKRQDIIFEILKAQTEQGGFILFSGILEIMQDGYGFIRSIDKSFNESINDAYVSNTQIKRFALRNGDVVTGQVRPPKDQERYYALIKIEAVNGLPPEESKKRPLFENLTPLYPLDQIKLEYREKGLTGRMMDLFCPIGKGQRGLIVAPPRSGKTELLKEIAHGITANHAEIDLMVLLVDERPEEVTDMERSVKGDVYSSTFDMPAKNHVKVAEMVIEKAKRRVELGRDVVILLDSITRLARAYNTVTPSSGKVLSGGVDANALHKPKRFFGAARNIENGGSLTIIATALVDTGSRMDEVIFEEFKGTGNMEVVLDRKIADRRIYPAMDILKSGTRKDELLIGPETLQKVFILRQMLHKQDNEVEALKFIYTTMGKKETNDEFLESMNTNQ